The Cellulophaga lytica DSM 7489 nucleotide sequence TGCTGGTCCGCATATTGGGTCTAGTAACGGAAACTTAAAAGGTGTATCATCTAGAGAATTATCTCAAAACGAACAAGACGCTTTACTAGAAACTTTACAAGACACAGATATTCCTTTAGTAGATACTGAGTATAAAGTAAGTAAAAATGGCGCAGAAATAGATTTAGATGGTCCTTGGGCTGGTGTACGTGCTGGTTTAAGTATTGGATATAGATTTTAAAAAATAAATGATTATCATATAAAACCCCTAAAACCAAAATGGCTTTAGGGGTTTTCTTTTTACAAAAAAAGTACAACCAACTACGGTTGTACTTTTCTCATTATAAACTTAAACTAACTTATTAAAACCTGTAGGTTAGTACTCCTGCAAAATTTCTTGGATCTGTTTGGTTAATGTAACGAGTTCTGTATGCATTATACCCAATTTGATCAAACACATTGTTTACCAAAAAGCGTAAACTCCATTGTTTGTTAAGTGCATAAGAAACTTGCGCGTTTACTTGCGTATAAGAATCCACATAAAAAGGTTCTTGGTTAGGCACAATACCTTCATGAGTTACAGCTCCTGCACTCCAGTCATTAATTGGTCTTTCTCCTGTATAGTACACTCCTGCGCCTACAGATAATCCTTTTAATTTTTGTTTAAAACTATAATTTGCGTACACATTAAAAGTATGCTTTGGCGTATTTAAAGGAGCAGAACCATATACAAAAGATGTATGTTCTTTGTATTGCGCATCTATATAGCTATATCCTGTTATTACTTCTAAGTTATCTAAAATACGACCACTTAATTCTACCTCTACACCTTTACGCTCGTCATTACCTCCTTTTTCATAAAAACCAGTAGCCACCCAATTTTCATCATAAACAGGTAAATTAATATTTTTATTATTGATTTTAAAATAAGTAAAATTAAAACGCAAACGGCTGTCTAACCAATTTGTTTTTACGCCGACTTCTAATTGATCAAAACGCTCATTACCTAACTGATTTCCATTTACATCTAACCTAGTACCTGTTCTTGGGTAAGAGCTATTTGTATAAGATGCAAAAACATTTATATTTTCTATTGGAGTAATTATAAGTCCGGCTAACGGGTTAAAGGCATCACTTTCTGTAGTTTCTGTTGCTGCATCTGTTAGTGTTTTACTGTAACGCAAGCCTATAAAAGATTTTAACCATTTGTTATATGTTATTACATCTTGCGCAACTACTCCTAAAGACCTAGACTCAGATTCTCCTATACTTACATCTCCAAAACCTAAATCTGCTGGCAGTGTTGATGAGTTAGAAGAAGGATTAAAAACGTCTACAATATCTAAATTAGATCCGCTTTGACTTGTGGTACTATATGCAGTAGTTCTATAGTCAAAACCAACCTGAAAAGTGTGTGCTATATTTCCTGTTTGCACTTCATCACCAATTAAATCTATCTGCAACACGCTATTTTTATCATTACGTGTAGAAATTGCATAACCGCGATTTCTTTGGTTGTAAATAGGGTTGTCATCTGTATCTGTAACTACATTTCCTAAACTAGCTCCTTTATCATCTAAATCTAGTGTAGAAGAAAAATAAGCTGCTTTAATACTTAATTTATCATTTATTTCTCTGTTAAAACGAATAGAGTACGTTGCGTTTTTTGTTAATGCTTTGTCATTTGCATAACCTAAAAATATATTATCTGGTAGGTCATAAATTGCATTTACATTATTCTCATCTAAATTTATAGTACCAACATCTGGAGTTCTACTGTCATCTAAATAATCCATTTCTGCAGTAATGGTTGTTTTATCGTCTAACCTCCACTCTAAAGAAGGGTTAATGTAAAAACGGTCTGATGACACACCTGTTCTGTAGCTATCAGATCTTTCTACAGCTCCGTTAATTCTGAATGCTAAATTTTTAGCGTTATCTAGAGGCCCGTACACATCAAAAGTAGCACGTGTTTGCCCAAAACTACCTACACGTAATGAAGCAGAACCTCCTGAGTAGTATTTTGGGGTTTTTGTTACTATATTAATAACACCACCCGGACTACCTAAATCTGTTGCTACACCTTGTGTAATAGATGCTGCACCTTTTAAAACCTGAATGTTATCTACACCTTGCATATCTGTTAGTATTCCCTGCCCTCTAAAATCTGAATGTACACGCACTCCATTTTTTAAAATAGGAATACCTCTAAACCCACGTGAAGACATACTCTCTCTTTTATTACCATAAGTAGCAAATGTATAAACACCTGGTACATTTTTAGTTGCATCAGAAATTGTAAGGTTTCCTTGTTGCTCTATTAATTTATCAGAAATGATAGAAATACTCTGAATTTGCTCATAAGGAGCTAAAGGTAAACGTGTAAGTGCTTCAATTTTGTCTGGATGCTCAAATCTGTTACCAAAAACCTCAACCTCTTCTAATTTTAAATTATCTTCTAACTTAAAAG carries:
- a CDS encoding TonB-dependent receptor; this translates as MYKKLCLLFVLAIQMSFAQSQIEGYVTDANNEPVSYANVFLSGTKIGTTTNENGFFTISNLKEGTYNVKVSYVGYHGVVKLVTLKENETIKLTFKLEDNLKLEEVEVFGNRFEHPDKIEALTRLPLAPYEQIQSISIISDKLIEQQGNLTISDATKNVPGVYTFATYGNKRESMSSRGFRGIPILKNGVRVHSDFRGQGILTDMQGVDNIQVLKGAASITQGVATDLGSPGGVINIVTKTPKYYSGGSASLRVGSFGQTRATFDVYGPLDNAKNLAFRINGAVERSDSYRTGVSSDRFYINPSLEWRLDDKTTITAEMDYLDDSRTPDVGTINLDENNVNAIYDLPDNIFLGYANDKALTKNATYSIRFNREINDKLSIKAAYFSSTLDLDDKGASLGNVVTDTDDNPIYNQRNRGYAISTRNDKNSVLQIDLIGDEVQTGNIAHTFQVGFDYRTTAYSTTSQSGSNLDIVDVFNPSSNSSTLPADLGFGDVSIGESESRSLGVVAQDVITYNKWLKSFIGLRYSKTLTDAATETTESDAFNPLAGLIITPIENINVFASYTNSSYPRTGTRLDVNGNQLGNERFDQLEVGVKTNWLDSRLRFNFTYFKINNKNINLPVYDENWVATGFYEKGGNDERKGVEVELSGRILDNLEVITGYSYIDAQYKEHTSFVYGSAPLNTPKHTFNVYANYSFKQKLKGLSVGAGVYYTGERPINDWSAGAVTHEGIVPNQEPFYVDSYTQVNAQVSYALNKQWSLRFLVNNVFDQIGYNAYRTRYINQTDPRNFAGVLTYRF